Proteins encoded together in one Lysinibacter cavernae window:
- a CDS encoding GntR family transcriptional regulator, giving the protein MTQSRNASLQSLGSIDRQTRREQILSRLREAISSGQLAAGTHLAEIELSDALGVSRGTLREALRHLQQEGLLISDARGRLSVRKVSGAEVREIFAVRAALESLALAEICALPDRSEIVNDMLTMLDRLKDTEDNFAAQIDADLAFHETLCTASGNGTLLQAWLNVSGLARAAITAAGPETALNNMAHTRHAPFVEFIKSGDVEAGKQFLEEHMRIAADRILERMEQSADSE; this is encoded by the coding sequence ATGACTCAGTCGCGCAACGCATCCCTTCAGAGCCTTGGCTCCATCGACCGCCAGACCAGAAGAGAGCAAATCCTCTCCCGACTGCGCGAAGCCATTAGCTCAGGCCAGCTCGCCGCAGGAACCCACCTCGCCGAAATTGAGCTCAGCGACGCCCTTGGTGTGAGTCGCGGCACCCTTCGCGAGGCGCTTCGCCACCTCCAGCAGGAGGGGCTCCTCATTTCCGACGCCCGAGGCCGACTCTCAGTCCGCAAGGTCAGCGGGGCCGAGGTCCGAGAGATCTTCGCCGTCCGCGCCGCGCTCGAATCCCTCGCCCTCGCGGAAATCTGCGCCCTTCCGGACCGCAGCGAAATCGTGAACGACATGCTCACGATGCTCGACCGCCTCAAGGACACCGAGGACAACTTCGCCGCACAAATCGACGCCGACCTCGCCTTCCACGAAACGCTGTGCACGGCAAGCGGCAACGGCACCCTCCTCCAGGCGTGGCTCAATGTTTCTGGACTTGCGAGGGCCGCCATCACCGCGGCCGGCCCGGAGACCGCGCTCAACAACATGGCCCACACCAGACACGCCCCGTTTGTAGAGTTCATCAAGAGTGGCGATGTGGAAGCAGGGAAGCAGTTTCTCGAAGAGCACATGCGCATCGCCGCGGACCGGATTCTCGAACGCATGGAGCAGTCTGCGGACTCAGAATAG
- a CDS encoding Ig-like domain-containing protein, whose translation MNRPNTLGRNRRQSVWARIRAYGSLTIIGALIAAGAVTIGPAPAPAASAAVTTGVITSTNGPLNRIALNAGFNQQVWNNSIMPETGTFFPKTDANGASNSYIRVFAGASTTAATFPAGTQSFGGDGTRSNPYFIQTVSTSTASPAGITVTERLTYVEGDAFWRSDVTMRNTGATAQTLSYYRYADCTLAGQDSGVAAISATATECRGTAGNNVVIALMPITEGANLQAGHYSAIATRVLNNRGLTNTCIDSDGANLAEKCGTTSQDNAFALSYQSQVLAAGQEKTYSTLSNYASTPPAFSDLVSAVQVPTPGTIPVGYQFNYTVTVRNNGPANATNASAQLRVPTNFEYLSATPESGTYNLSTGVWDIGALASGESRLLTVTARALNQGQGSLGVLSTSSANIDNTPCVSGSTANCGSVIIVTVSGLSAAASNYRVSTGVRLADGSDPHTITVNLVAQNGDPVSGQAAGLRASAQPSAGFTIGPFTETAILGTYTAAVTSINSGYTDISVTAQIAGVDTGLVIANGAYATADFIAGDPSVGQSTVTIDDGYYRLANGDEFHSIAVVLADANQNPVSGKESLLSATAPTGAVVSEFRETATAGRYTAMVRSTLAGSLPIAVLFNSVTPIGTVNALYQAGTLDLQHPGTRIELLTSNPRIAANPSSAGLQENEIHRFKATLVDAFGNPIAHRAVTFNMTDLTLVESSVNPATTNANGEAFISVATSAAATYSVTATVDGSSLLNGSPIHPVVVPAPLWVGLGYTVLNVSSGDVEANSPNTHRLEAQARDPFGNRISGASVHFMLPAGLELAPGSQLDGVTDEFGYFVAYVKSATPGEFSVGATIDNNVVPDRTVSFTVGAPSPADSSWSITTASPQPAGSPFEATVSVRDVGGVNPVDGAEVSFVLPPNVSIVESAPYTTGADGTVTVKLLSTVAGEYVIQAALGGTAIGSTQTIEVGSAVPDLSSVHTSLVKTSSNVTAVADGVSSHSLRATVADEYGNVVIGQSVTFNLPAEVTTVGGTPTTVTTDGDGQASLSVVSLVAATHSVTATVNGFGDVQTGSPIELTFVAGAPVLANSTVTVDPAGPLTVGDGPSNTYTASIIARDANNNVVPRQQMILTSTPALVQSLPGGLTDENGELSITLTSLVAGSYTLATDIAINQEINNFAIPVVRQFVAAAPDLAADGRSTLGSTNGMLIADGENEHTLLASVRDVYGNPIVNQNVWFDLPANLATAGGEAQTVVTGLDGNASLNVVSTVAGGYAVEAYLGTDSSGSAIANGSPTTVVFGAGVTSASSSALTVTPADVPPLVAGTGAQSTYTLVAEIEDAYDNPIVGAPVTFELLTTDGEPVADQPVISDATPNTDNNGVATVTVTSTRADTFVVNARINGATGETVAGSGELLSWKPSLVTAENSVLTVTQGVKQTGAAFNHGAAVVAKDQFGNVVTDPVEVQFVVESGATGAGSVPTEDGTASTSISSNSAGTYLVSATINGDEVYPGPLPAVFADLPTQPTVHPSNGTVLSGTGQPGMTIEITLPGGVVLTATVGDDGTWSLTPPLGTPFAHGDRLIVEQVDENGFRSEPAEIIINLERPDAPVVYPSDGATITGCAEPGSTVTVRNAAGVVIGTGVVADDCSYSIVLQPRPAEGEIISVVVTDAAGNDSEPLLVRIGLATVVLEHATRTPGQTQVATGTGFQPGEAVSATLRSTPVDLGTRVADANGTVSFTFALPGSIELGAHSVTLVGPRSGSISTSFSVVAAETGGNGGLEVTGAEASVGPIAVLLAAAGIVLLTFARRRSLRP comes from the coding sequence ATGAATCGTCCCAATACCCTCGGCCGTAATCGACGACAGAGCGTGTGGGCACGCATTCGGGCATATGGCTCTCTCACCATCATTGGGGCGCTGATTGCGGCAGGTGCCGTCACGATTGGACCTGCTCCTGCTCCTGCAGCTTCGGCAGCGGTCACCACCGGCGTCATCACGAGCACAAACGGTCCGCTGAATCGAATAGCGCTCAACGCCGGGTTTAACCAACAGGTTTGGAATAACTCGATAATGCCGGAAACTGGCACGTTCTTTCCGAAAACTGATGCGAATGGTGCAAGCAATTCATACATCCGAGTGTTTGCCGGCGCAAGCACAACGGCGGCCACCTTTCCCGCAGGAACGCAGAGTTTTGGCGGCGATGGCACCCGCTCAAACCCATACTTCATTCAGACCGTATCAACGAGCACTGCCAGCCCTGCCGGCATCACCGTGACCGAACGGCTGACCTATGTTGAGGGTGACGCGTTCTGGCGTTCCGACGTCACCATGCGCAACACCGGAGCGACCGCGCAAACGCTCAGCTACTACCGCTATGCCGACTGCACGCTTGCCGGCCAAGACAGCGGGGTTGCCGCTATCTCGGCCACCGCGACCGAGTGTCGAGGCACGGCGGGAAACAACGTGGTTATTGCGCTGATGCCTATTACCGAGGGTGCCAACCTGCAGGCGGGGCACTACAGTGCTATCGCCACAAGGGTCCTGAATAACCGAGGCTTGACCAACACGTGCATCGATTCCGACGGGGCTAACCTCGCGGAGAAGTGTGGAACAACATCGCAGGACAACGCCTTTGCTCTGTCCTATCAGTCGCAAGTACTCGCAGCTGGGCAAGAGAAAACGTATTCGACGCTCAGCAACTATGCGTCAACGCCCCCTGCCTTCTCCGACCTTGTCTCTGCAGTACAGGTGCCGACTCCCGGGACGATTCCGGTCGGCTATCAATTTAACTACACGGTCACGGTTCGCAATAACGGACCGGCTAACGCGACTAATGCTTCGGCCCAGCTGCGGGTGCCAACGAACTTTGAGTACCTCTCGGCTACGCCAGAGTCGGGAACCTATAACCTGTCGACGGGAGTCTGGGATATCGGGGCGCTCGCGAGCGGCGAGTCCCGGCTGTTGACCGTGACTGCGAGGGCGCTGAACCAGGGGCAAGGGTCGCTCGGAGTACTGTCGACATCATCGGCCAACATAGACAACACACCGTGTGTGTCGGGGTCAACCGCAAACTGTGGGTCTGTCATCATCGTCACCGTTTCGGGACTGAGTGCGGCTGCTTCGAATTACCGCGTTTCGACCGGGGTGCGACTGGCAGACGGCTCCGATCCTCACACCATCACAGTGAACTTGGTGGCGCAGAATGGCGATCCCGTGAGCGGACAGGCAGCCGGGCTGAGGGCATCCGCTCAGCCGAGCGCGGGATTCACTATCGGCCCATTCACCGAGACCGCCATACTCGGTACCTATACCGCGGCTGTGACCTCCATCAACAGCGGGTATACAGACATCTCGGTCACTGCTCAAATCGCTGGTGTTGACACCGGGCTCGTGATTGCAAACGGAGCATATGCGACAGCAGACTTTATCGCCGGTGATCCGTCGGTCGGTCAAAGCACCGTCACGATTGACGACGGCTACTACCGGCTGGCTAACGGCGACGAATTCCATTCGATAGCTGTTGTGCTGGCAGACGCCAATCAAAACCCAGTGTCAGGAAAAGAGTCGCTGCTCTCTGCCACTGCACCAACAGGTGCCGTTGTGAGTGAGTTTCGCGAGACCGCGACGGCAGGCCGCTACACGGCAATGGTCAGATCAACGTTGGCAGGCTCTCTGCCCATCGCGGTGCTCTTCAACTCGGTAACCCCCATCGGCACGGTTAATGCGCTGTACCAGGCTGGCACCCTCGACCTGCAGCATCCGGGTACCCGCATCGAATTGCTCACGAGCAATCCGCGAATTGCCGCAAACCCGTCGTCGGCGGGTCTGCAAGAAAACGAGATTCACCGGTTCAAAGCGACACTCGTTGACGCCTTTGGCAACCCAATTGCTCATCGGGCGGTGACGTTTAATATGACAGACCTGACGCTTGTGGAATCCTCGGTCAATCCGGCCACGACAAATGCAAACGGTGAGGCGTTTATCAGCGTGGCAACGTCGGCCGCAGCGACCTATTCTGTCACCGCCACGGTCGACGGGTCGTCGCTGCTGAACGGCAGCCCCATCCATCCCGTTGTCGTCCCTGCACCACTCTGGGTGGGGCTCGGCTACACCGTCTTGAACGTATCTTCTGGAGACGTGGAGGCAAACAGTCCGAATACTCATCGCCTTGAAGCCCAGGCGAGAGACCCATTTGGTAACCGAATTTCTGGTGCGTCCGTGCACTTTATGCTCCCTGCCGGGCTTGAGCTTGCTCCCGGTTCTCAGCTTGACGGGGTGACCGACGAATTTGGCTATTTTGTGGCGTACGTGAAGAGCGCGACTCCAGGAGAGTTCTCCGTTGGGGCAACAATCGACAACAACGTCGTGCCCGACCGCACTGTTTCATTCACCGTCGGAGCCCCGTCTCCAGCCGACTCAAGCTGGTCCATCACAACCGCGAGCCCGCAACCGGCGGGATCTCCGTTCGAGGCAACTGTGAGTGTCCGAGATGTTGGCGGAGTAAATCCGGTTGATGGAGCCGAGGTCAGCTTTGTATTGCCTCCCAACGTGAGCATCGTTGAGAGCGCCCCGTACACGACCGGCGCCGACGGCACCGTCACGGTGAAACTGTTGTCTACAGTTGCTGGTGAATACGTTATCCAGGCAGCCCTCGGCGGCACCGCAATCGGCTCGACTCAGACCATCGAGGTTGGTTCGGCGGTGCCAGACCTCAGCTCTGTTCACACGTCGCTTGTGAAGACGAGCTCAAACGTGACGGCGGTTGCCGATGGAGTCAGCTCCCATTCGCTGAGGGCGACGGTTGCTGATGAGTACGGCAACGTCGTAATCGGGCAGTCGGTGACGTTCAACCTTCCCGCGGAGGTGACCACCGTTGGCGGCACGCCTACGACCGTCACAACCGACGGCGACGGTCAGGCATCACTGAGCGTGGTTTCGCTCGTTGCGGCAACGCACAGCGTCACCGCAACGGTCAACGGGTTCGGTGATGTTCAGACCGGGAGCCCAATCGAGCTGACGTTTGTGGCGGGTGCCCCCGTACTCGCAAACTCGACGGTGACGGTAGATCCTGCTGGGCCGCTCACCGTCGGTGATGGCCCGTCAAACACCTACACGGCATCCATCATCGCTCGCGACGCCAACAACAACGTTGTGCCTCGGCAGCAGATGATCCTGACCTCGACGCCCGCGCTCGTGCAGTCGCTCCCCGGCGGGCTGACAGACGAAAATGGTGAGCTCAGCATTACCCTCACGTCGCTCGTTGCCGGCAGCTACACGTTGGCAACGGATATCGCGATCAACCAGGAGATCAACAACTTTGCTATCCCAGTCGTGCGGCAGTTTGTTGCGGCGGCTCCTGATCTTGCCGCCGACGGGCGGTCGACCCTTGGCTCGACCAACGGCATGCTGATCGCGGATGGCGAAAACGAACACACCCTGCTGGCGAGCGTGCGAGATGTGTATGGCAATCCAATCGTGAACCAAAACGTGTGGTTCGATCTGCCGGCCAACCTCGCGACGGCTGGCGGCGAGGCCCAGACCGTTGTGACTGGCCTAGACGGAAACGCGTCACTCAACGTGGTGTCAACCGTCGCAGGCGGGTACGCCGTCGAGGCCTATCTTGGCACCGACTCGTCAGGAAGCGCCATCGCCAACGGTTCGCCGACGACGGTCGTCTTTGGTGCCGGCGTGACGAGCGCTTCTAGCTCTGCACTCACCGTGACTCCCGCTGATGTCCCTCCGCTCGTTGCCGGAACCGGCGCGCAGAGTACGTACACCCTCGTAGCTGAGATTGAGGATGCGTATGACAACCCCATTGTTGGCGCTCCCGTTACGTTTGAGCTCCTCACTACCGATGGCGAACCGGTTGCTGACCAGCCGGTGATCTCGGATGCGACGCCAAACACCGACAACAACGGCGTCGCGACCGTGACGGTCACCTCAACGCGTGCCGACACGTTTGTGGTGAATGCCAGGATCAACGGCGCGACCGGCGAGACGGTCGCTGGAAGCGGCGAATTGCTGAGCTGGAAGCCAAGCTTGGTGACCGCTGAGAACTCAGTGCTGACTGTGACCCAAGGGGTCAAACAGACGGGCGCTGCGTTTAATCACGGAGCCGCTGTTGTCGCAAAGGATCAGTTTGGCAACGTCGTGACCGATCCGGTTGAGGTGCAGTTTGTCGTAGAATCCGGCGCAACAGGGGCCGGGTCGGTGCCAACTGAAGACGGCACGGCGTCAACAAGCATCTCCTCGAACTCGGCAGGAACCTACCTGGTTTCGGCCACAATCAACGGCGACGAGGTGTATCCGGGGCCGTTGCCCGCCGTGTTCGCAGACCTTCCGACACAGCCAACCGTGCATCCAAGCAACGGAACCGTGCTGAGCGGAACCGGCCAGCCGGGGATGACGATTGAGATTACGCTGCCAGGTGGGGTTGTGCTTACGGCGACCGTTGGCGACGACGGTACGTGGTCGCTGACGCCGCCGCTGGGAACGCCGTTTGCGCACGGCGATAGGCTCATCGTTGAACAGGTTGACGAGAACGGATTCCGCTCTGAACCGGCTGAGATCATCATCAACCTTGAGCGGCCGGACGCGCCGGTTGTGTATCCGAGCGACGGTGCGACCATCACGGGTTGCGCCGAGCCAGGTTCAACCGTGACGGTGCGAAATGCGGCAGGGGTGGTCATCGGAACCGGCGTCGTCGCCGACGATTGCAGCTACTCCATCGTGTTGCAGCCCCGCCCAGCCGAGGGTGAGATTATCTCTGTTGTGGTGACGGATGCCGCCGGAAACGACTCGGAACCGCTCCTGGTTCGCATCGGGCTCGCAACGGTAGTGCTTGAGCACGCGACCAGGACTCCCGGCCAGACGCAGGTCGCAACGGGAACCGGATTCCAGCCGGGAGAGGCGGTGTCTGCGACGCTTCGCTCGACGCCGGTAGACCTTGGAACACGAGTTGCGGATGCCAACGGCACGGTCTCGTTCACCTTTGCGCTCCCCGGGTCGATTGAGTTGGGTGCGCACTCGGTGACGCTTGTTGGGCCTCGCAGTGGTTCGATCAGCACCAGCTTCTCGGTGGTAGCGGCCGAAACGGGCGGCAACGGTGGCCTTGAGGTGACCGGTGCCGAGGCATCCGTTGGTCCCATTGCCGTATTGCTTGCTGCTGCGGGTATTGTGCTGCTGACGTTCGCCCGCAGGCGTTCGCTTCGACCGTAG
- a CDS encoding SRPBCC domain-containing protein: protein MMIQTQQHIDAVKRTVAAGVKAGRDTREVILIRILAAPVGRVWEAVTSGEHIGRWFAPISGSLRPEGTYQIEGNAGGEILSCDPPGGVTRAGSFSATWEFGDDVSWIRVAVEPGADDSTLLTLEHVAHVEEGRWLEFGPGAVGVGWELGLVGLVEYLANGSQREIRTEGERWAGSEDGRNFIGHSSEFWGEASAASGTPVDEALAAAARTTAFYTGADSAEATEGIGDLSEAPLLDAGWVEGSNRSAVDLSIVLPLRADELWPWITEPKLLRRWSPVVPDRPFVSLSPVTSRESPAADPVDATVVDLEPPHRLSHRWGGDLLTWTIAPDPENEQASSVLSLRQTLGDAEFSAMMLAGWHVCLATLSAHLEGKPVHRVVGDDALAHGWDGLRERYSIHLTKE, encoded by the coding sequence ATGATGATCCAGACTCAGCAACATATTGACGCGGTGAAACGCACGGTGGCGGCGGGCGTCAAAGCGGGGCGAGATACCCGCGAAGTCATCCTCATCAGAATCTTGGCCGCGCCAGTTGGGCGCGTCTGGGAGGCGGTTACCTCCGGCGAGCATATTGGGCGATGGTTCGCCCCTATCAGCGGATCGCTCAGGCCGGAGGGAACCTATCAGATTGAGGGAAACGCGGGAGGCGAGATCTTGTCGTGTGATCCGCCAGGAGGCGTGACACGTGCGGGCTCCTTCTCCGCAACATGGGAGTTTGGCGACGATGTGAGCTGGATTCGCGTCGCCGTCGAGCCGGGAGCCGACGACTCCACCCTGCTCACGCTGGAGCATGTGGCCCACGTTGAGGAAGGCCGGTGGCTTGAGTTTGGTCCCGGCGCGGTCGGGGTTGGCTGGGAGCTTGGCCTCGTTGGTCTTGTCGAGTACCTCGCAAACGGTTCACAGCGCGAGATTCGGACTGAGGGCGAGCGCTGGGCCGGCTCGGAGGACGGGCGCAACTTTATCGGGCATTCGAGCGAGTTTTGGGGCGAGGCGAGTGCGGCATCCGGGACTCCGGTAGACGAGGCGCTCGCCGCAGCGGCGAGGACGACGGCGTTTTATACGGGCGCTGACTCAGCTGAAGCAACAGAGGGCATTGGAGACCTGAGTGAGGCTCCGCTGCTTGATGCTGGCTGGGTTGAGGGAAGCAATCGTTCCGCCGTCGATCTTTCGATTGTGCTTCCCCTTCGAGCCGACGAGCTGTGGCCGTGGATAACCGAGCCGAAGCTGCTGCGTCGATGGTCGCCCGTTGTGCCGGACAGGCCGTTTGTGTCGCTGAGCCCCGTCACCTCGCGCGAATCGCCAGCTGCTGACCCCGTTGACGCGACGGTTGTCGACCTCGAGCCTCCGCACCGGTTGTCACACCGCTGGGGAGGTGACCTGCTGACCTGGACGATTGCGCCCGACCCGGAAAACGAGCAGGCGAGTTCTGTGCTTTCGCTTCGACAGACACTTGGTGATGCCGAGTTCTCGGCAATGATGCTCGCCGGCTGGCACGTCTGCCTTGCCACGCTCAGCGCTCATCTCGAGGGGAAACCTGTGCACCGTGTCGTCGGGGATGACGCGCTTGCGCACGGCTGGGACGGACTGCGTGAGCGGTATTCCATACATTTGACCAAAGAATAA
- a CDS encoding DNA-3-methyladenine glycosylase 2 family protein → MSIHLVSAAHPLDTAAILSSLAAHAVPGAERVDRTAGTAERLLPIDGVNHHVALKVLPHGIEVDVAAEPNNPSKPHLESICAVVRQWFDLDAHHEAIGDTLGDDPILGQLLNTRPWLGVVSNPHPFELAIVTVLGQQVSLAAARTFSGRLVTAMNSLDAQAGGAHSPSGLVAFPRPEAIRDAPTEWLRAAIGITGARIRTVQAVAGAFADGLSFDAEPQQLRADLLSLPGIGPWTVEYLALRGFHDPDAFPASDLVLRRALRDFGVAAAEVSAVALAWRPFRAYATVHLWNHALPPEA, encoded by the coding sequence GTGAGCATCCACCTCGTGAGCGCGGCGCATCCCCTCGATACCGCAGCCATCCTCAGCAGCCTTGCCGCCCATGCCGTACCCGGCGCCGAGCGAGTCGACCGCACGGCAGGCACCGCAGAGCGTCTACTTCCGATTGATGGGGTCAATCACCACGTGGCACTGAAAGTCTTGCCGCACGGCATCGAAGTTGACGTTGCTGCTGAGCCCAACAACCCGTCAAAGCCGCACCTCGAGAGCATCTGCGCTGTCGTCCGGCAATGGTTTGACCTCGACGCCCACCACGAGGCGATTGGCGACACCCTCGGTGACGACCCCATCCTCGGTCAGCTCCTCAACACCAGGCCGTGGCTCGGCGTTGTCAGCAACCCGCATCCGTTCGAGCTTGCCATCGTCACCGTGCTTGGGCAACAAGTCTCGCTCGCGGCGGCACGTACGTTCAGCGGCAGGCTCGTCACAGCCATGAATTCTTTGGATGCGCAAGCCGGCGGGGCTCACTCACCGTCCGGTCTCGTCGCGTTCCCCCGCCCAGAAGCAATCCGCGACGCACCAACAGAATGGTTGCGCGCGGCAATAGGCATTACCGGAGCACGGATTCGCACCGTTCAAGCCGTGGCAGGGGCTTTTGCTGATGGGCTGTCGTTTGACGCCGAACCACAGCAGCTCAGGGCAGACCTGCTATCACTCCCCGGAATCGGCCCGTGGACTGTCGAATATTTGGCCCTCCGCGGGTTTCACGACCCAGACGCGTTCCCAGCGTCAGACCTCGTGCTCCGGCGAGCGCTGCGCGACTTCGGAGTGGCAGCTGCCGAGGTCAGCGCGGTTGCGCTCGCGTGGAGGCCATTCCGGGCGTACGCAACCGTTCACCTCTGGAACCACGCGCTACCGCCAGAGGCCTAG
- a CDS encoding MFS transporter encodes MTTDIQARSVPVEGTKHRKRVAIGSTVGTTIENYDFIGYGTAAALYFGNAFFPDADPLSATLLSFATLGIGFAARPLGGIVGGYLGDKIGRKPVLIGSLLIMGIATFLIGVLPTYESVGVLAPILLVTVRVIQGLAFGAEWGGAILMTFEHAPWKKKGQYTAVPQAGFPLGLLLANVAFLASAGLPGDWAWRVPFLLSAVLVGAGMYIRLKVEESPEFEVVKERGEIVKNPLRDVIKNDWRNLIRAFSLRVAETAGYAVAITYVTSYLINEGIAERPETILAIVIAALVGFPATLFWGWLTDRVGRKPVYIFGTSVMVLFGIPMFLLLNTGSLPVIITVFVVSFAVCQNSLSGTQGSWFAELFSTATRSSGASLAYQLSAVVSGFTAFWAVGLFAAYGWMGPAVLFSVFGLVGLIAALVTQETWGPARRAEVEREIAAAKQPAMSN; translated from the coding sequence GTGACAACAGACATCCAGGCCCGCAGCGTTCCCGTCGAGGGAACAAAGCACCGAAAGCGAGTGGCGATCGGGAGCACCGTCGGCACCACCATCGAGAACTACGACTTCATCGGATACGGCACGGCCGCGGCGCTCTACTTCGGCAACGCGTTCTTCCCTGACGCCGACCCACTCTCGGCAACCCTGCTCTCGTTCGCTACGCTCGGTATCGGCTTCGCGGCACGCCCGCTCGGCGGCATCGTTGGCGGATACCTCGGCGACAAGATCGGACGCAAGCCGGTCCTCATCGGCTCGCTGCTCATCATGGGCATCGCAACCTTCCTCATCGGGGTGCTGCCAACCTACGAATCCGTCGGAGTCCTCGCCCCCATCCTGTTGGTCACCGTTCGCGTAATCCAAGGCCTCGCCTTCGGCGCGGAATGGGGTGGCGCCATCCTCATGACCTTCGAACACGCCCCGTGGAAGAAGAAGGGACAGTACACGGCCGTGCCGCAAGCCGGCTTCCCGCTCGGCCTACTGCTCGCAAACGTCGCATTCCTTGCGAGCGCTGGGCTCCCCGGCGACTGGGCCTGGCGCGTGCCGTTCCTACTCAGCGCCGTTCTGGTTGGTGCAGGTATGTACATTCGGCTCAAGGTTGAAGAATCACCTGAGTTCGAGGTGGTCAAGGAACGCGGCGAAATCGTGAAGAACCCGCTGCGCGACGTCATCAAGAACGACTGGCGCAACCTCATTCGGGCGTTCTCGCTCCGCGTCGCTGAGACCGCCGGCTACGCCGTCGCAATCACCTACGTCACGTCCTACCTCATCAACGAGGGCATTGCCGAGCGCCCGGAGACCATCCTTGCGATCGTGATCGCGGCGCTGGTCGGGTTCCCAGCAACCCTCTTCTGGGGTTGGCTGACCGACAGGGTCGGCCGCAAGCCCGTGTACATCTTCGGCACAAGCGTGATGGTGCTCTTCGGTATCCCCATGTTCCTGCTGCTCAACACCGGCTCGCTTCCCGTTATCATCACCGTATTCGTGGTGAGCTTTGCGGTCTGCCAGAACTCGCTCTCAGGAACGCAGGGGTCCTGGTTCGCAGAGCTGTTCAGCACCGCAACCCGCTCGTCAGGCGCCTCGCTTGCATACCAACTCTCGGCGGTCGTCTCCGGCTTCACCGCCTTCTGGGCCGTTGGGCTCTTCGCCGCCTACGGATGGATGGGCCCTGCCGTACTCTTCAGCGTGTTTGGCCTCGTCGGACTCATCGCGGCGCTCGTCACCCAAGAAACCTGGGGACCAGCACGGCGTGCTGAAGTTGAGCGCGAAATCGCCGCGGCCAAGCAACCGGCGATGAGCAACTAG
- a CDS encoding TolB family protein encodes MSYGFRTLEQGQWAALWIGEASGGRPIEVYRTYDLLIEAPNWTADGSEIIVAGEGDLWRMDAGSFDVFARIHVTGAAPFNNDHVVGPDGLTMFGSAKDGNIYSAPVNGGSATCLTAQSSAEGLRHYLHGVSPDGRRLSFIGLRLRPEGGVAEANVFTMSADGGDLQQVTFGAALADGCEYDPSGEWLYFNTEVFDGHAQIARIRPDGSGLEQLTCDERVNWFPHLIVNGLALYLSYPEGTEGHPADRAVELKLVNGDWATPQTVAAFNGGQGTINVNSWSPDGSRYAFVSYGRD; translated from the coding sequence ATGAGCTATGGGTTTCGAACGCTTGAGCAGGGGCAGTGGGCGGCGCTGTGGATTGGCGAGGCATCCGGTGGGCGACCAATCGAGGTGTATCGCACCTACGACCTCCTGATCGAGGCTCCAAACTGGACCGCAGACGGCAGCGAGATCATCGTTGCGGGTGAGGGGGACCTCTGGCGAATGGATGCCGGCTCATTCGACGTGTTCGCGAGGATTCACGTGACTGGCGCTGCCCCGTTCAATAATGACCATGTGGTTGGGCCCGACGGCCTCACGATGTTCGGGTCAGCAAAAGACGGCAACATATACAGCGCGCCTGTGAACGGCGGCTCGGCGACGTGCCTGACCGCCCAGAGCAGCGCTGAAGGACTGCGGCACTATTTGCACGGCGTAAGCCCTGATGGGCGCAGGCTCTCGTTTATCGGGCTGCGGCTGCGCCCAGAGGGCGGCGTCGCGGAAGCAAACGTCTTCACGATGAGCGCCGACGGTGGGGACTTGCAACAGGTCACGTTTGGAGCCGCGCTCGCCGACGGATGCGAATACGATCCGAGTGGGGAGTGGCTGTACTTCAATACCGAGGTGTTTGACGGTCACGCGCAGATCGCGCGCATCAGACCAGATGGCTCGGGTCTTGAGCAGCTCACCTGTGACGAGCGAGTGAACTGGTTTCCGCACCTCATTGTCAACGGGCTGGCCCTGTATCTGAGCTATCCGGAAGGCACAGAGGGGCATCCTGCAGATCGCGCAGTAGAACTCAAGCTCGTCAACGGCGACTGGGCGACGCCGCAAACGGTCGCAGCGTTCAACGGCGGGCAGGGCACCATTAACGTCAACAGCTGGTCGCCGGATGGCTCGCGCTACGCCTTTGTCAGCTACGGCCGGGACTGA